The Polynucleobacter sp. JS-JIR-5-A7 region GTAGCGAATCTTTAGAGTCTTTCTATAAAGATCGTGGCTACACATATAAAAAGGATCTCCCATTAGCGACACGTGTAGTGCGTGCTGTTTTTGGATCTAGAGATCGCCGCCGTATCAGCACCTACTCTTTGGTTATTCGTCAGGCAATGAAAGAGAAAGTTTTGATAACTGACTTTTCAGCATGGGTGGAAGAGCGTGGCGGCGTTCAAGAGATCAGTCTTGGTAAGAGCGCTACTTACATCAAGCCTGCGGACAAAGCTGAGATTGCTAAAAACAATCTAAAAGGCAAAACACCTATTGGCTATGCCAAGTCTGAATTGCTCTCACATGTTGCTGATGCTCAGTACCTAGGCGATATGTGCGTACTTTTAGCGGAGCAACAAGCTGACGGCAGTTTTGGTGTCTATGCAGTTTTGCGTCAAGACGGACTGGTTAAGTCTGCCTTTACCTCTTTGTATGCAGTTGGCAAAGAGCTTGAAGACAAAGCCAAAGCAGAGATCAAAGCGGCAAATGATGCAGATGGCGCTATTGCTAAATCTGCTTAATTAATCAAGGGGAATGTTATGAGCGTTCCCCATTCATATTTGAAAGGAATACAAATGTTAACGAAAGGAAATAATCATGAGCCTCAAACGATTGATGACATCATCTTTGGAAACAATGAATCTAAATTGCGGATTGAAGATATTGTCTCGGGTGCCGAAGAATTACCTTACAGCGGCAAATCAGCGATTCTTTTATACGGAGTCTTTGGGACAGGCAAAACCACACTGGCCAAAATGCTACCTAACCACATTGAATATGGCAAAACTAAAGAAGAGTTAGTTTGGGATCCAGTGTTTATAGGCTGTCAGCAGGGCTTTAATGGGCCTCAAGTGATGGCAAGAATTGACGCAATCTTGACTAAAAGCTCTTTCAACGTTAGCGGGCTTCACTACATCATTCTTGATGAAGTGGACAACTTGACTAAGCAGGCTCAGCAAAGTTTGAAGTCGGCCTTGAATACAACTCGCGGGGTATTCATATTGACGACAAACAATGTTTCTGAGCTAGACAAGGGGCTTTTGGATCGTTGCATTTTGGTAGAAATGAATGCGGCAAATCCGAATGCTTATTTGGATATTGCCAAATCCATTGCTGATGAGGCGGGGGTAGCTTTATCTAATGAAGAGTTACTGCCCACTATTCAGGCCGCTAATGGATCGTTTAGAAACTTGTTTCATAACGTGAGTCGATTGGCTAGGCGTAAAGGTCAACAGCCGCCGCCCAATGTCATTTATTAAGGGTGAAATATGGAATCAGCATGGATTGTCTTTATCGCCGATGATGAGGGATTTATTGAGGGTGTATTTGACAACGAAGAAGCGGCTAATGATTGCTACAAGTATCACGATAGCTACATGCCCTTAGCTACCTATATGCTAAGGATAAACCCCGCAATCTTTCAGTCCACCTTTACTATCCCGCTTGACGAGTAAAGTTAAGAGCCCACTTTCGAGTGGGCTCTTTTTTTGTCCTTTAAAAGGACAGTTCATATTCAAGCCAACCTATCTGCCGCCATCGTTGCCGTCAACTTGCTGTAGTGACGATCAATCATGGCGGCACTATTTCCCATCTGCTTGGATAGCGTGTGAATATCAGTCTTGTTCTCTAGCAACTCCAAAGTGGCGTAGGTATGTCTAAGTGAATAGAGTGTTCGCATCTGCCCATCATGACTTAATCCCAAACCACTATCTCGCATCAATCGCTTAAATGCGCCATCAATCCGCATAGGCTGATGACCATTGGCAAAAACAAAGATCCGCTCTGGTGCTCTTGTCTCAAATAGACGATCAAAGGGAATATCCCACACGGCACGTTGCCTACTGTGTAATCGTTTGAGCACATCTACTGCCTTATGTTTGGCAATGAGCCAACGCCCACCCGTCTTGCCATCCACCCATATACGTAGGTATTTCTTATCGCCTTGGGTATGCCACTCAACGTTGTTCCAGCAGATATTGAGTGCCTCAGTGCCATGCCGCATGCCTGTGTATAAAAGCATTTCAATATAGTCACGCAGTAGAGGGCGAGTTTCATGCTCAATCTCTAATCGGCCTTGTTTAATCCATGGCTCCATAAACTCCAATAAGCGATCAATCTCTTCACGAGTGAACGCTGGGCGGGTTTTACCTTTTTGCCCTCTAGCTGTGAGTTTTGGAATAGCTACTCGTTCGCTGATCCAACCCTTGCTAATGGCTACCAGCTGTAACTTAGTCCAAGCACTGGCAAAATTCATAAGGGTGCTGGCTCTAGGCAACTTATTCATCTGCCTATTACGCCAAACTTCAAACTCATGCACGTCTGTATAAGTTATTTCTTCTAGTCTTTTGTCACCAAAGTAGGGTAGAAAGTATTTCTCAATACAGGTGATGTAGCTACCGTACACGCTCTTGCCTATACCCACATCCAAGTCCTGCCGCATTGAGTAGAGAGTGGCGTGTGCAATTTCTGCAAACGTGGGCGACTTTTGCGCAAGCCCCAGTCTTTGGCGAAATCTGGTTTCATCGTAAAGATCGCATGCCATTCGTACTGCATGTTCAATACTGGCTTGGCGGGTGGTCTGACGATGCCATGAACCATCTTGCAGTCTAAAGCGGCAATGCCAAAGTGGACTTCCGGGTCTGCGGTGAATAACTACTTCGCCATCGCGTAAGTAAAGCTCTGTGGGCTCAGCGTATTTGAGCTGGCTTAAGGCTGTGGGCTCGGATTCTTGCTGGGGTGATGAGATTACTTCTAGGTGACTTTCAAGTACTTTGATTACCTTAGTCACTTTGTGGGCAGATTGCTGTTGTCATACAGCTATTTTATTTTCAGACTTAAAGTTGGACAACCTCAACATGAAACGTCCTTTTAAAGGACATTATTGAGACTTAATCGAAAAAAACCACCCCGGAGGGTGGTTTTGATTACCAAAATTAAGTAGATTACTTAGTATCAACCTGTGACCAGACACTCTTACGAATGAAGTTGGTAGTAGCATCGGGCATTGGCACATAGTCCAAATCTGAAGCCATTTTCTTGCCATCTTTAAAGCCAAAATCAAAAAACTTGATGGTTTCTGATGCGGTAGCTTTGTTTTCAGGTTTTTTGTAAATCACCACAAACGTAGCGCCAGTAATTGGCCAAGCGTTGGCGCCAGGCGCATTAGTAATGAAAGTATTCATGCCTGGAAACTTAGACCAGTCAGTTCCTGCAGAAGCCGCCGCGAAAGAGGCCGCTGTTGGCTCTACAAACTTCTCTTCAGCATTCTTCATTTGTGTGTAACTCATATTGTTCTTCTTAGCGTATGCATACTCTACATAGCCGATTGAATTCTTAATACGAGCTACGTTTGCCGATACCCCTTCGTTGCCCTTACCGCTGACAGTTGACGGAGCTGGCCACTTCACAGAAGCACCAAAACCAACTGCATCTTTCCAGCCTTTGTTTACCTTAGAAAGATAATTAGTAAAGATCGCTGTTGTACCAGAACCATCAGCACGAGTAACAACTGTAATCTCACCGGCAGGAATTTGAAGGCCAGGGTTAAGCAACTTAATACGCTTGTCGTTCCAGTTTGCGATTGTTCCTTGGAAAATATCAGACAGCACATCACTTGATAGCTTCAGTTGACCTGGCTTTATGCCTTCAATATTAACAACAGGTACTACGCCACCAATAATTGCTGGGAACTGAACCATCCCACTCGCCTCTAATTCTTCAAAGCTCATAGGAGCGTCAGTAGCACCAAAATCAACTGTCTTAGCTTTAATTTGCTTGATACCGCCACCAGATCCAATTGACTGGTAGTTCAAGTTATTACCTGTTTTCGCTTTAAAAGCTTCAGACCATTTAGAGAGCACTGGATAGATAAAAGAGGAGCCTGCGCCAGTGATATCTGTTGCCTGAGCAACCTGTACAAACACAGATGAGCAAGCAATGAACATGCCCGCAGTGATAACTTTTTTAAACTGTTGTTTCATAAAAAATCCTTATTAAATTAAAAATACATAACATTGCACCCCAAAGTGAAGCCCCTTGGAGTTTTAAAAATTGAAAACGTGATTTAGGCTATGGACCGAGGTGGTCTAAAGATTCGACTAGAAATTATCTTCAAGTGGGGATTTGAGTACTCGGCAATATTTGTGATGATAGCTTTAGTATTTCTCAATTCTGGCTTAGGATCAGATTCAAGATATCCCAGCACATGAGATGAAAACTGAAAATAGTTGGCGTTTTTAATATCTTGATTAGATGATTTTGAAAGGCAAAAGTTCTTTGATGCTACGCCGTTAATCTTGTGAACTTGCCCTAATCCATTTTGAACAAAAGCCGCCGCAGAAGTGCATTTAAAGGCAACAATAAAAATACAGATTAGAGTTACCAGCAGTTTTGATGAGCTACGCATTTGCTGACACTCTAGTTTGGATAAATGACAGTTATATGACAATAGATGCCAATTTAGCTACACCTCTAACCATCCAAAGCAAAATATCGGGATTTTTTAATTCATACATCAGAACCGTCCTTTAAAAGGACGGTTCTTAAATACCCATTCCTACCAGCCTCCTGATCGATGCTGAGCCCCTATGTGGTTTCCGGTTGCTCGCATATGATTTTTGCAATAAGGACAAGTGATACCGTCCCATGGCTCCAAATAATCCCCTGAACCACAAGCTCTACATAAGGGCTTAAAGGGAAGCTCAGCACTAATGCTCTCTGAATTGGGAACGGTATAGGTATCGATCAAGGCGCATGAGCTACAAGTCATGGCTACCTCAGAGGAGCGAGGACCAAGCTCGGTACCAATACCACTAATGCATTCATATTTACAAGATTTACATAAAAATTTGTACTTGGTCGCCATAGATTAACTCCCTTGATAGTCTTTCATGACCTCAGTCCACTTGTCGTTGGTGTAATGCAACCGCATTTGTCGCTCTTGATTGGCAACGCCAATGGTAATTTTTTTATTGACTAGGTCGCTATAAACATCGTCTACTTTAGAGTAGTAATACTCAAAAACTGCGACCATTTCTGGCTTTGGAAATTCCTTAGCAATGCCACGACATTGCATTGTTTCTTCCTTAAATTGTTTGAGTTCCATAGCCTGCTGATCAGTAATGAATTCTGTTGAACTCAATAACTTTTTTGCATTGGGATTATTGGGCAAAATAATGATGATGTTGGCATTCACATCTTTCGCATCATCCTTAGCATTTACTTGGGCAATACAACTAATCATTTTTTTTCGAACCGTCTCTACTTGTTTTTGTATTGCGTCTTTACTCTCAATGGTTGCCATAGTATTACTAGATTTATTGCTGGCACAACCGGCTAACATCAGGGTCGAAAGACAAATTCCTCTAAATAACTTTTTCATAATCATTTCCT contains the following coding sequences:
- a CDS encoding AAA family ATPase, with translation MLTKGNNHEPQTIDDIIFGNNESKLRIEDIVSGAEELPYSGKSAILLYGVFGTGKTTLAKMLPNHIEYGKTKEELVWDPVFIGCQQGFNGPQVMARIDAILTKSSFNVSGLHYIILDEVDNLTKQAQQSLKSALNTTRGVFILTTNNVSELDKGLLDRCILVEMNAANPNAYLDIAKSIADEAGVALSNEELLPTIQAANGSFRNLFHNVSRLARRKGQQPPPNVIY
- a CDS encoding tyrosine-type recombinase/integrase translates to MTKVIKVLESHLEVISSPQQESEPTALSQLKYAEPTELYLRDGEVVIHRRPGSPLWHCRFRLQDGSWHRQTTRQASIEHAVRMACDLYDETRFRQRLGLAQKSPTFAEIAHATLYSMRQDLDVGIGKSVYGSYITCIEKYFLPYFGDKRLEEITYTDVHEFEVWRNRQMNKLPRASTLMNFASAWTKLQLVAISKGWISERVAIPKLTARGQKGKTRPAFTREEIDRLLEFMEPWIKQGRLEIEHETRPLLRDYIEMLLYTGMRHGTEALNICWNNVEWHTQGDKKYLRIWVDGKTGGRWLIAKHKAVDVLKRLHSRQRAVWDIPFDRLFETRAPERIFVFANGHQPMRIDGAFKRLMRDSGLGLSHDGQMRTLYSLRHTYATLELLENKTDIHTLSKQMGNSAAMIDRHYSKLTATMAADRLA
- the pstS gene encoding phosphate ABC transporter substrate-binding protein PstS is translated as MKQQFKKVITAGMFIACSSVFVQVAQATDITGAGSSFIYPVLSKWSEAFKAKTGNNLNYQSIGSGGGIKQIKAKTVDFGATDAPMSFEELEASGMVQFPAIIGGVVPVVNIEGIKPGQLKLSSDVLSDIFQGTIANWNDKRIKLLNPGLQIPAGEITVVTRADGSGTTAIFTNYLSKVNKGWKDAVGFGASVKWPAPSTVSGKGNEGVSANVARIKNSIGYVEYAYAKKNNMSYTQMKNAEEKFVEPTAASFAAASAGTDWSKFPGMNTFITNAPGANAWPITGATFVVIYKKPENKATASETIKFFDFGFKDGKKMASDLDYVPMPDATTNFIRKSVWSQVDTK